In a single window of the Helicobacter felis ATCC 49179 genome:
- a CDS encoding outer membrane protein — MFARCLSIIGIFSICFLHAAKSRTFLLSQYQLGVMHFYTDTNGTPVKHTRLIEGAGILFGYEYNPLDRWLYSRYYAFLDYGFVLLDKSSNVETNMFTYGVGGDIVLEYNKNPLNVWGFFYGMMVAGNTWTTSRFSRNFLIENYRSFTSLRFKDTFFRFFGQVGIRFQTVILYHDISIEIGFKFPFDTEIGSKFVRDYSMFVSHTWYF, encoded by the coding sequence ATTTTCGCGCGTTGTTTAAGTATTATAGGAATTTTCTCCATCTGCTTTTTACATGCAGCCAAGAGTCGCACTTTTCTTTTAAGCCAGTATCAATTAGGCGTGATGCATTTTTATACAGATACAAATGGCACGCCTGTCAAACACACGCGCCTCATTGAAGGGGCGGGGATTCTCTTTGGCTATGAGTATAACCCTCTAGATCGTTGGCTGTATAGCCGTTATTATGCGTTTTTAGACTATGGTTTCGTGCTTTTGGACAAGAGTAGCAATGTAGAAACTAACATGTTTACTTATGGAGTAGGCGGAGATATTGTGTTGGAATACAATAAAAATCCTCTGAATGTTTGGGGGTTCTTTTATGGCATGATGGTTGCAGGAAACACTTGGACCACTTCACGCTTTTCGCGTAATTTTTTGATCGAAAATTACCGCTCCTTTACAAGTTTGCGTTTCAAAGATACTTTTTTTCGATTCTTTGGCCAAGTGGGAATCCGTTTCCAAACCGTGATCCTCTACCATGACATCTCTATTGAAATAGGGTTCAAATTCCCTTTTGATACCGAAATTGGTTCTAAGTTTGTGCGCGACTACAGCATGTTTGTTTCACACACTTGGTATTTTTAA
- the recG gene encoding ATP-dependent DNA helicase RecG, giving the protein MDLNLGLPLSDFLQLLLYPPKDYTAYTLLEKLENGQEGCLEVRKLSAHAGKILKIRVLALAFNQEIDLVCFNYTPYHTKSFSQSCYFIYGKISINPYSNNFQMVNPTRIDRPQSIALHFKSNTRQIPIFKNQKIKDYQVFCLSVIHAENLIKLTQIGISSKIIEALERIFYPTLEFVERFKAHKGFFGIYLQALKYIEAFVYMRALSAKKWEFPSKFARHANLENLQIFLKNLPFTLTSDQQRAITSIQADMQGQVAAKRLIMGDVGCGKTMVILASVALTFPHKSLLMAPTSVLAKQLYQEALKFLPPHIKVSLLLGGTSKKIKEEVNHSTFIIGTTTLLYASLDTKEVGLVISDEQHRFGSKQRHDLEIYARTEIGGVVCSPHYLQFSATPIPRTLAMMEAKFIKTTLIKDKPYTKDIETTLIDRTHFQALLHHIRHQIDSKKQVAIIYPLVEESVRQDYMPLRQAENYWKTHFEGVYVTSGKDANKEEILEDFAKEGHILLATTLIEVGISLPKLSTIVVVGPERLGLATLHQLRGRVARLGGKGYCFLFTHYVHDVRLLAFSQTLDGFEIANLDLKHRNAGDLLQGTQQSGAHFNYLDLATDQDVIAQASLLF; this is encoded by the coding sequence ATGGATTTAAATCTCGGTTTGCCCTTATCTGATTTTTTGCAACTCTTGCTTTATCCGCCTAAGGATTATACCGCTTACACTTTACTAGAAAAACTTGAAAATGGCCAAGAAGGTTGCCTAGAAGTGCGCAAGCTTAGTGCCCATGCAGGCAAGATTCTCAAAATTAGAGTTCTAGCTCTTGCTTTTAACCAAGAGATTGATCTAGTCTGCTTTAATTACACTCCCTACCACACTAAAAGCTTTTCTCAATCTTGCTATTTTATCTATGGTAAAATTAGCATAAACCCTTACTCTAATAACTTCCAAATGGTCAACCCTACAAGAATCGATCGACCCCAAAGCATCGCTCTGCATTTCAAGTCCAATACGCGCCAAATCCCTATTTTTAAGAATCAAAAAATTAAGGATTACCAAGTATTTTGCCTAAGCGTGATTCATGCAGAAAACCTTATAAAACTTACGCAGATAGGCATCTCTTCAAAAATTATAGAGGCACTAGAGAGGATTTTCTACCCCACTTTGGAATTTGTAGAACGCTTCAAGGCACATAAGGGTTTTTTTGGGATTTATCTACAAGCACTCAAATATATTGAAGCTTTTGTCTATATGCGCGCTTTGAGCGCTAAAAAATGGGAGTTTCCAAGCAAGTTTGCCAGGCACGCTAATTTAGAAAATCTGCAAATTTTTCTTAAAAATTTACCCTTCACCCTCACTTCAGATCAACAAAGAGCCATTACAAGCATTCAAGCAGATATGCAGGGTCAAGTGGCGGCTAAAAGATTGATCATGGGTGATGTGGGGTGTGGTAAAACTATGGTTATTTTGGCTAGCGTAGCTTTAACTTTCCCGCATAAAAGTCTTTTAATGGCCCCTACAAGCGTGTTGGCCAAGCAACTCTATCAAGAAGCTCTTAAATTCCTCCCTCCCCATATTAAAGTCTCTCTTCTTTTGGGGGGCACATCTAAGAAAATTAAAGAAGAGGTGAATCATAGCACTTTTATTATTGGCACAACTACTTTGTTATATGCCTCTTTGGACACAAAAGAAGTAGGGCTTGTGATTAGCGATGAACAGCACAGATTTGGAAGCAAACAACGCCATGATTTAGAAATTTATGCGCGCACAGAAATAGGGGGGGTGGTGTGCAGTCCGCATTATTTGCAATTTTCAGCCACCCCTATTCCACGCACCCTAGCCATGATGGAAGCGAAGTTTATTAAAACCACTTTGATTAAAGATAAACCCTACACAAAAGATATTGAAACAACTCTCATTGATAGGACACATTTTCAAGCTCTCTTGCACCATATCCGCCATCAGATCGATTCTAAAAAGCAGGTCGCCATCATTTATCCCCTTGTTGAAGAGAGTGTGCGGCAGGATTATATGCCTCTTAGACAAGCAGAAAACTATTGGAAGACACATTTTGAAGGCGTATATGTTACAAGCGGTAAAGACGCTAACAAGGAAGAAATCCTAGAGGATTTTGCCAAAGAGGGGCACATTCTTCTAGCCACAACTCTTATTGAAGTGGGGATCAGTTTACCCAAGCTCTCAACAATCGTTGTTGTTGGACCTGAACGCTTAGGGTTAGCCACTCTGCACCAACTTAGAGGGCGCGTCGCAAGATTAGGCGGGAAAGGTTATTGTTTTCTCTTCACCCACTATGTCCACGATGTCCGCTTACTTGCCTTTAGTCAAACTTTAGATGGGTTTGAGATCGCTAACTTGGACCTCAAGCACCGGAATGCAGGAGACCTCTTGCAAGGCACGCAACAGAGTGGAGCGCATTTTAATTATTTGGATTTGGCTACCGATCAAGATGTGATCGCACAAGCGAGCCTTTTATTTTAA
- the ccoN gene encoding cytochrome-c oxidase, cbb3-type subunit I, with product MPGGYAKPAEVGRVAEYDYSIARLFIIAMITFGVIGMVIGVVLAFQLAFPKLNYILGEYSIFGRLRPLHTNGVIYGFTLGGIWASWYYIGQRVLKITYHDHPFLKAVGYLHFWLWIIALVLGVVSLFAGITQSKEYAELAWPLDILVVIVWVLWGISMFGSMGVRRENTIYVSLWYYIATYVGIAVLYIFNNLSIPTYFVANMGSLWHSISLYAGSNDALVQWWWGHNAVAFVFTSGVIGTIYYFLPKESGQPIFSYKLTLFSFWSLMFVYIWAGGHHLIYSTVPDWVQTLSSVFSVILILPSWGTAINMLLTLRGQWHQLKESPLIKFLVLASTFYMLSTLEGSIQAIRSVNALAHFTDWIIGHVHDGVLGWVGFSLIAAVYHMTPRVFKREIYSAKLMDVQFWLMTLGIVLYFSSMWVAGITQGMMWRDVDQYGNLVYQFIDTVRVLIPYYVIRGIGGSLYLVGFFIFLYNVLMTIQKGRVLEKEPAYATPMGLR from the coding sequence ATGCCAGGGGGCTATGCCAAGCCTGCTGAAGTGGGTCGTGTAGCTGAGTACGATTACTCCATCGCCCGCCTCTTTATTATCGCCATGATCACTTTTGGGGTCATTGGCATGGTGATTGGCGTGGTGTTGGCTTTTCAATTAGCCTTTCCTAAATTAAATTATATTTTGGGTGAATATAGTATTTTTGGGCGTTTGCGCCCCTTGCATACCAATGGAGTGATTTATGGTTTTACTTTGGGAGGCATTTGGGCAAGCTGGTATTATATTGGACAAAGAGTCCTAAAGATTACCTACCATGATCATCCATTTTTAAAGGCTGTGGGTTATTTGCACTTTTGGCTCTGGATTATTGCGCTCGTGTTGGGCGTGGTGAGTTTATTTGCAGGTATCACACAAAGCAAGGAATACGCTGAATTAGCTTGGCCTTTGGATATTTTGGTGGTCATCGTGTGGGTGCTTTGGGGGATTAGCATGTTTGGGAGCATGGGTGTGCGCCGCGAAAATACTATTTATGTTTCTTTGTGGTATTACATTGCTACCTATGTGGGTATCGCCGTGCTCTACATCTTCAACAATCTCTCTATTCCTACCTATTTTGTCGCCAATATGGGCAGTCTTTGGCACTCCATCTCTCTTTATGCGGGCAGCAATGACGCCTTGGTGCAGTGGTGGTGGGGGCATAATGCGGTAGCCTTTGTTTTTACAAGTGGCGTGATTGGCACAATTTATTATTTCTTGCCCAAAGAGAGCGGACAACCTATTTTTTCTTATAAACTAACTCTTTTCTCCTTTTGGAGTCTTATGTTTGTTTACATTTGGGCGGGCGGACACCATCTAATCTACTCCACTGTGCCAGATTGGGTGCAAACCCTCTCCTCTGTTTTCTCTGTTATTTTGATCTTGCCCTCATGGGGAACAGCCATCAACATGCTCTTAACTTTGCGCGGTCAGTGGCACCAACTCAAAGAATCTCCTCTGATTAAATTCTTGGTTTTGGCCAGCACCTTCTACATGCTCTCCACCCTAGAGGGTTCTATTCAGGCGATCCGCTCTGTGAACGCGCTGGCTCACTTCACCGATTGGATTATCGGACATGTACATGACGGCGTGCTTGGTTGGGTGGGCTTCTCTCTCATCGCAGCGGTGTATCACATGACACCTCGTGTCTTTAAAAGAGAAATTTATTCTGCCAAATTGATGGATGTCCAGTTTTGGTTAATGACTTTAGGCATCGTGCTTTACTTCTCCTCTATGTGGGTGGCAGGTATTACTCAGGGGATGATGTGGCGCGATGTGGATCAATATGGCAATTTGGTCTATCAATTTATTGACACAGTGCGGGTGCTTATCCCTTATTATGTCATTCGTGGAATCGGAGGCAGTCTTTATCTTGTAGGCTTTTTCATCTTCCTATACAATGTGTTGATGACTATCCAAAAGGGGCGCGTGCTTGAAAAAGAGCCTGCTTATGCTACCCCTATGGGTTTGCGTTAA
- a CDS encoding ACP S-malonyltransferase yields the protein MAVLLFGGQGSQHVGMGKDFYNHLKLAREMFEEASDVLKTDMQALLWEENELLNQSPYTQSALFLVSMVAFRAFMAEVGSFRVQMALGHSLGEISANGASGALSFEKGLKLVFERGRLMERACAQSPKELGMLAVLGASKENLIDFCTQAREKGQVIYTANFNGSQVVLAGHKEILQALQAKDLGAKKLVMLPMSVVSHCPILNPILKDFSALLTESLEDTYHFSVLSNASGVSYSSKEDALKYLGVQLIQPVLYDTCLQACELATSYYLEFGTSVLKNLNKRLSNKPTLSITDMLSLQEALDSIGNLSPQ from the coding sequence ATGGCAGTTCTATTATTTGGAGGACAGGGTTCTCAGCATGTAGGTATGGGCAAGGATTTTTACAATCATCTCAAATTGGCTAGGGAGATGTTTGAAGAAGCTAGCGATGTTTTAAAGACGGACATGCAAGCCTTACTTTGGGAAGAAAATGAATTATTAAACCAAAGCCCCTACACACAGAGCGCGTTGTTTTTGGTGTCTATGGTGGCTTTTAGGGCTTTTATGGCTGAGGTAGGTTCTTTTCGTGTCCAAATGGCTTTGGGGCACTCTTTGGGTGAAATTAGTGCCAATGGAGCTAGTGGGGCGTTGTCTTTTGAAAAAGGCTTAAAATTAGTGTTTGAGCGGGGGCGTTTGATGGAGCGCGCGTGCGCACAAAGTCCTAAAGAGTTAGGCATGTTGGCAGTCTTGGGCGCGTCTAAAGAAAATCTTATAGATTTTTGCACGCAGGCTAGAGAAAAAGGGCAGGTGATTTATACGGCTAATTTCAACGGCTCTCAGGTCGTGTTAGCAGGGCATAAAGAAATTTTACAGGCATTGCAGGCTAAAGATTTGGGGGCTAAAAAATTAGTGATGTTGCCTATGAGTGTTGTGAGCCACTGCCCTATTTTAAACCCCATCTTAAAAGACTTTAGCGCGCTTTTAACAGAAAGTTTAGAGGACACCTATCATTTTAGTGTGCTCTCTAATGCTAGCGGTGTGTCTTATAGCTCTAAAGAAGACGCGCTAAAATATCTAGGCGTGCAGTTAATCCAACCCGTGCTTTATGACACCTGTTTACAAGCTTGCGAGTTGGCCACCTCCTATTATCTTGAATTTGGCACAAGTGTTTTAAAAAATCTCAACAAAAGGTTAAGCAATAAGCCCACACTGAGCATTACAGATATGCTAAGTTTGCAAGAGGCGTTAGACTCTATAGGAAATCTTTCACCTCAATAA
- the ccoO gene encoding cytochrome-c oxidase, cbb3-type subunit II has protein sequence MFNFLEKNPFFFTLAFVVAFAIAGIVEILPNFFKSARPIEGLKPYSILETAGRQVYIKEGCYNCHSQLIRPFQAEVQRYGAYSLSGEYAYDRPFLWGSRRIGPDLHRVGDVRTTAWHEKHMLEPTSVVPGSIMPAYKHLFKKDSDFDTAYAEAFTEKKVFGVPYDAPNGVKLGDVKEAKARFLAEAKAIVDNMQNPEITTALKEGKVKEIVALIAYLNSLGQARIDLGGAHAGLASSRPTSANKE, from the coding sequence ATGTTTAATTTTTTAGAAAAAAACCCTTTCTTTTTTACTTTGGCATTCGTGGTCGCCTTTGCCATTGCAGGGATTGTAGAAATTTTGCCCAACTTTTTTAAGTCAGCGCGCCCCATTGAAGGGCTCAAACCCTACAGCATTTTAGAAACAGCAGGCAGACAGGTTTATATCAAGGAGGGATGTTACAACTGCCATTCCCAACTTATCCGCCCTTTCCAAGCGGAAGTGCAACGCTATGGAGCTTATAGTTTGAGTGGGGAATATGCCTACGATCGTCCCTTTTTATGGGGATCTAGGAGAATTGGTCCTGATTTGCATCGTGTGGGCGATGTGCGCACCACTGCATGGCATGAAAAGCATATGTTGGAACCCACAAGTGTTGTGCCCGGAAGTATCATGCCTGCTTACAAACATCTCTTTAAAAAAGATAGCGACTTTGATACCGCCTATGCAGAAGCTTTTACAGAGAAAAAAGTCTTTGGCGTGCCCTACGATGCGCCCAATGGAGTTAAGTTAGGAGATGTCAAAGAGGCCAAAGCACGCTTTTTAGCTGAAGCCAAAGCCATTGTAGACAACATGCAAAACCCTGAAATTACCACAGCACTCAAAGAGGGCAAAGTAAAAGAGATTGTCGCGCTGATTGCCTATCTCAATAGCTTGGGGCAAGCAAGAATCGATCTTGGCGGGGCGCATGCAGGCCTAGCTTCTTCTAGACCAACATCTGCTAACAAGGAGTGA